A portion of the Thunnus albacares chromosome 5, fThuAlb1.1, whole genome shotgun sequence genome contains these proteins:
- the LOC122982749 gene encoding protein kinase C-binding protein 1-like isoform X1: protein MHPQSLAEEEIKTESDVVEGMDASVRSKVPDPPGSTERPLAPQKRKVSSPTHSSNGHSPSDTSPSPLKKKKKPGAVNNNNKDQSELRHGPFYYMKQPALTTDPVDVVPQDGRNDFYCWLCHREGQVLCCELCPRVYHAKCLKLPAEPEGDWFCPECEKITVAECIETQSKAMTMLTIDQLSYLLKFALQKIKQPGTEPFQKPVSLEQHPDYAEYIFHPMDLCTLEKNIKKKMYGCTEAFLADMKWILHNCIIYNGGNHKLTATAKVIVKICEHEMNEIEVCPECYLSSCQKRDNWFCEPCSQPHPLVWAKLKGFPFWPAKALREKDGQVDARFFGQHDRAWVPINNCYLMSKEIPFSVKKTKSIFNSAMQEMEVYVENIRKKFGVFNYAPFRTPYTPNNQLQMLLDPSNPSAGTVKTEKPDKLRFNFDITASPKMVLSKSSTPSSMSRRVSMTDMPRSPMSTNSSVHTGSDGEQDMEKASRNSAFHYSTGEESMDCTASPVSGKMGPAGSLTGSPKPFNPGLVPKQERTAATGGILNLNLDRVKAEMDLKELSETVQQQQHQQQQGASAALPTPKRPIRSLDKTIESCKAQLGIDEISEDVYKGVDHSDTEDSEKSDSSDSEYLSDEEHKPKSSAQDDKDKADRKRPKASTNGENKEGVTGTGDRATPEPLLKEKQGSNGPDREPQDKAKTPQTQPLSDKPKTTEEGRAAAATSVGEQDSDSERELVIDLGDEHGGRDSKRARREPGASAAKTLKESNVAKLEGKQPSSAAAVAPARDAASNLKDSLQPAITAALNLVSTAASGQPSATSTTSGTTSAPSPASTSVTTTSPAPTAVKKQRPLLPKETAQAVQRAVVWNPTTKFQTSSQKWHMQKVQRQQQHGEQSAVQTQAQTQAQTRSPQQLQSQQQNSSSSTRYQTRQSVKGQHKDPPQNTSSSTAAQVPSGSSSSFMSGDVQIPTVSADVAADIAKYTNKIMDTIKGTMTEIYNDLSKSTSGNTIAEIRRLRIEIEKLQWLHQQELSEMKHNLELTMAEMRQSLEQERERLVAEVKKQTELEKQQAVDETKKKQWCANCRKEAIFYCCWNTSYCDYPCQQAHWPEHMKSCTQSATASQQEPEAEPNSDPSVKSSGHSPATQSLPSAAASISDKSNSPTYMDKNKDSAGVTVT from the exons ATGCATCCACAGAG TCTGGctgaggaggagataaagacaGAGTCTGATGTGGTAGAGGGGATGGATGCGTCTGTACGATCCAAAG TCCCTGATCCACCAGGGTCAACAGAACGACCACTGGCACCACAGAAGAGAAAGGTGTCGAGTCCCACCCATTCCTCCAATGGACACTCTCCCTCAGACACCTCCCCCAGCCCActcaagaaaaagaagaagccTGGGgctgtcaacaacaacaacaaagaccaG TCAGAGCTAAGACATGGTCCCTTTTACTATATGAAGCAGCCAGCACTCACCACAGACCCTGTTGATGTTGTACCGCAGGACGGGAGGAATGACTTCTACTGCTGGTTGTGCCACCGCGAGGGCCAGGTGCTCTGCTGTGAGCTCTGCCCCAGGGTGTACCACGCCAAGTGCCTCAAACTACCAGCCGAGCCTGAGGGCGACTGGTTCTGTCCAGAGTGTGAG aaAATAACAGTTGCTGAATGCATTGAAACCCAGAGCAAGGCAATGACAATGCTGACAATAGACCAACTCTCCTACTTGCTCAAATTCGCACTCCAAAAGATTAAACAGCCAGGG ACAGAGCCTTTTCAGAAGCCTGTGTCTCTGGAACAGCACCCGGATTATGCAGAGTACATCTTCCACCCCATGGACTTGTGTACTTTAGAGAAG aatatcaaaaagaaaatgtatggCTGCACGGAAGCCTTTCTCGCTGATATGAAATGGATCTTACACAACTGCATCATCTATAATGGAG GTAATCACAAGTTAACAGCAACTGCGAAAGTCATTGTCAAGATCTGTGAACATGAG ATGAATGAGATTGAGGTGTGTCCAGAGTGCTACCTGTCCTCATGCCAAAAAAGGGACAACTGGTTTTGTGAGCCTTGT AGTCAACCTCACCCCCTGGTCTGGGCTAAGCTAAAGGGCTTTCCCTTCTGGCCAGCAAAAGCACTTCGGGAAAAGGACGGGCAGGTAGATGCACGATTCTTTGGACAACATGACAG GGCCTGGGTCCCCATCAACAACTGCTACCTCATGTCCAAAGAGATCCCTTTCTCTGTAAAGAAGACAAAGAGCATTTTCAACAGTGCCATGCAAGAGATGGAAGTCTATGTGGAAAACATTCGCAAGAAATTTGGGGTCTTCAACTATGCACCCTTCCGCACTCCCTACACACCCAACAACCAGCTGCAGATGCTACTGGACCCCTCCAACCCCAGTGCTGgaacagtgaaaacagagaaacCTGATAAACTTCGCTTCAACTTTGATATAACCGCATCTCCAAAGATGGTCCTCAGTAAGAGTTCCACACCCAGTAGTATGAGTCGGAGGGTCTCAATGACAGACATGCCACGGTCTCCTATGAGCACCAACTCCTCGGTTCACACAGGATCTGATGGGGAGCAGGATATGGAAAAGGCTAGCAGGAATTCTGCCTTCCACTATAGCACTGGAGAGGAATCAATGGACTGTACTG CATCTCCTGTCTCAGGGAAGATGGGTCCTGCAGGTAGCTTGACAGGCAGCCCAAAACCCTTTAACCCTGGACTGGTGCCCAAGCAGGAGAGGACTGCAGCCACAGGGGGCATCCTTAATCTCAACCTTG ACCGAGTGAAGGCTGAGATGGATCTGAAGGAGCTGAGTGAGACcgtacaacaacaacagcaccaACAACAACAGGGAGCATCAGCTGCCCTCCCGACTCCAAAGAGACCCATCAGGAGCCTGGACAAGACTATTGAAAGCTGCAAGGCACAGCTCG GGATAGATGAGATTTCTGAAGATGTGTATAAAGGTGTGGATCACAGCGACACTGAGGACTCTGAGAAATCTGACTCAAGCGACAGCGAGTATCTCAGCGATGAGGAACATAAGCCAAAGAGCTCCGCCCAGGATGACAAGGACaaagcagacagaaaaaggCCCAAAGCAAGCACAAACGGAGAGAATAAGGAGGGAGTTACAGGGACAGGGGATAGAGCCACCCCTGAACCCTTGCTCAAAGAGAAGCAGGGTAGCAATGGCCCAGATAGGGAACCCCAAGACAAGGCCAAAACACCCCAGACTCAGCCCCTCAGTGACAAGCCCAAGACTACGGAGGAGGGTAGAGCAGCTGCTGCCACATCAGTGGGTGAGCAAGACTCTGATTCAGAGAGAGAGCTGGTGATTGACCTGGGGGATGAACATGGAGGCCGTGACTCTAAGAGGGCGAGAAGAGAGCCGGGGGCTTCTGCTGCCAAAACTCTCAAAGAGTCTAATGTTGCCAAGTTGGAAG GTAAACAACCTTCATCCGCTGCAGCAGTCGCACCAGCGCGGGATGCTGCCTCCAACCTGAAAGACTCCTTGCAACCTGCCATCACAGCAGCCCTCAAccttgtttccactgcagcgTCTGGTCAGCCCAGTGCCACCTCAACTACCAGCGGCACCACCAGTGCTCCCTCTCCTGCTTCCACCTCAGTCACCACAACATCCCCAGCACCCACTGCTGTAAAGAAACAGCGCCCTCTACTGCCTAAAGAAACAGCTCAAGCTGTGCAGCGAGCAGTAGTTTGGAATCCCACCACCAAATTTCAGACGTCCTCTCAGAAGTGGCATATGCAAAAGgtgcagaggcagcagcagcatggaGAGCAGTCAGCAGTGCAGACACAAGCCCAGACTCAGGCGCAGACACGGAGCCCCCAGCAGCTGCAGTCACAACAGCAGAATTCCTCCTCAAGTACCCGCTATCAGACCAGACAATCGGTCAAAG GGCAACATAAAGACCCACCTCAGAATACTTCCTCATCAACAGCTGCCCAGGTCCCTTCTGGTAGCTCCTCTTCATTCATGTCAGGAGACGTGCAAATCCCTACAGTCTCAGCTGATGTGGCTGCAGACATAgccaaatacacaaacaaa ATTATGGACACAATAAAAGGGACAATGACTGAAATCTACAACGACCTTTCCAAAAGCACATCAGGAAACACAATTGCAGAG atTCGACGGTTAAGAATAGAGATTGAGAAGCTCCAGTGGCTGCATCAACAAGAGTTGTCAGAGATGAAGCACAACCTGG AACTGACAATGGCAGAGATGAGGCAGAGTCTGGAGCAGGAAAGAGAACGGTTGGTGGCTGAGGTGAAAAAGCAGACGGAGTTGGAAAAGCAGCAGGCGGTGGACGAGACCAAAAAGAAACAGTGGTGCGCCAACTGCAGAAAGGAGGCCATCTTCTACTGCTGCTGGAATACCAGTTACTGTGATTACCCCTGCCAGCAAGCCCACTGGCCAGAACACATGAAGTCCTGCACGCAGTCAG CCACAGCTTCACAGCAGGAGCCAGAGGCAGAGCCCAACTCGGACCCTTCAGTCAAATCGTCAGGCCACTCTCCTGCCACACAGAGCCTGccctcagcagcagcatccatatCAGACAAAAGCAACTCTCCTACGTATATGGACAAGAACAAGGACAGTGCTGGTGTTACTGTGACATAA
- the LOC122982749 gene encoding protein kinase C-binding protein 1-like isoform X3, whose amino-acid sequence MHPQSLAEEEIKTESDVVEGMDASVRSKVPDPPGSTERPLAPQKRKVSSPTHSSNGHSPSDTSPSPLKKKKKPGAVNNNNKDQDGRNDFYCWLCHREGQVLCCELCPRVYHAKCLKLPAEPEGDWFCPECEKITVAECIETQSKAMTMLTIDQLSYLLKFALQKIKQPGTEPFQKPVSLEQHPDYAEYIFHPMDLCTLEKNIKKKMYGCTEAFLADMKWILHNCIIYNGGNHKLTATAKVIVKICEHEMNEIEVCPECYLSSCQKRDNWFCEPCSQPHPLVWAKLKGFPFWPAKALREKDGQVDARFFGQHDRAWVPINNCYLMSKEIPFSVKKTKSIFNSAMQEMEVYVENIRKKFGVFNYAPFRTPYTPNNQLQMLLDPSNPSAGTVKTEKPDKLRFNFDITASPKMVLSKSSTPSSMSRRVSMTDMPRSPMSTNSSVHTGSDGEQDMEKASRNSAFHYSTGEESMDCTASPVSGKMGPAGSLTGSPKPFNPGLVPKQERTAATGGILNLNLDRVKAEMDLKELSETVQQQQHQQQQGASAALPTPKRPIRSLDKTIESCKAQLGIDEISEDVYKGVDHSDTEDSEKSDSSDSEYLSDEEHKPKSSAQDDKDKADRKRPKASTNGENKEGVTGTGDRATPEPLLKEKQGSNGPDREPQDKAKTPQTQPLSDKPKTTEEGRAAAATSVGEQDSDSERELVIDLGDEHGGRDSKRARREPGASAAKTLKESNVAKLEGKQPSSAAAVAPARDAASNLKDSLQPAITAALNLVSTAASGQPSATSTTSGTTSAPSPASTSVTTTSPAPTAVKKQRPLLPKETAQAVQRAVVWNPTTKFQTSSQKWHMQKVQRQQQHGEQSAVQTQAQTQAQTRSPQQLQSQQQNSSSSTRYQTRQSVKGQHKDPPQNTSSSTAAQVPSGSSSSFMSGDVQIPTVSADVAADIAKYTNKIMDTIKGTMTEIYNDLSKSTSGNTIAEIRRLRIEIEKLQWLHQQELSEMKHNLELTMAEMRQSLEQERERLVAEVKKQTELEKQQAVDETKKKQWCANCRKEAIFYCCWNTSYCDYPCQQAHWPEHMKSCTQSATASQQEPEAEPNSDPSVKSSGHSPATQSLPSAAASISDKSNSPTYMDKNKDSAGVTVT is encoded by the exons ATGCATCCACAGAG TCTGGctgaggaggagataaagacaGAGTCTGATGTGGTAGAGGGGATGGATGCGTCTGTACGATCCAAAG TCCCTGATCCACCAGGGTCAACAGAACGACCACTGGCACCACAGAAGAGAAAGGTGTCGAGTCCCACCCATTCCTCCAATGGACACTCTCCCTCAGACACCTCCCCCAGCCCActcaagaaaaagaagaagccTGGGgctgtcaacaacaacaacaaagaccaG GACGGGAGGAATGACTTCTACTGCTGGTTGTGCCACCGCGAGGGCCAGGTGCTCTGCTGTGAGCTCTGCCCCAGGGTGTACCACGCCAAGTGCCTCAAACTACCAGCCGAGCCTGAGGGCGACTGGTTCTGTCCAGAGTGTGAG aaAATAACAGTTGCTGAATGCATTGAAACCCAGAGCAAGGCAATGACAATGCTGACAATAGACCAACTCTCCTACTTGCTCAAATTCGCACTCCAAAAGATTAAACAGCCAGGG ACAGAGCCTTTTCAGAAGCCTGTGTCTCTGGAACAGCACCCGGATTATGCAGAGTACATCTTCCACCCCATGGACTTGTGTACTTTAGAGAAG aatatcaaaaagaaaatgtatggCTGCACGGAAGCCTTTCTCGCTGATATGAAATGGATCTTACACAACTGCATCATCTATAATGGAG GTAATCACAAGTTAACAGCAACTGCGAAAGTCATTGTCAAGATCTGTGAACATGAG ATGAATGAGATTGAGGTGTGTCCAGAGTGCTACCTGTCCTCATGCCAAAAAAGGGACAACTGGTTTTGTGAGCCTTGT AGTCAACCTCACCCCCTGGTCTGGGCTAAGCTAAAGGGCTTTCCCTTCTGGCCAGCAAAAGCACTTCGGGAAAAGGACGGGCAGGTAGATGCACGATTCTTTGGACAACATGACAG GGCCTGGGTCCCCATCAACAACTGCTACCTCATGTCCAAAGAGATCCCTTTCTCTGTAAAGAAGACAAAGAGCATTTTCAACAGTGCCATGCAAGAGATGGAAGTCTATGTGGAAAACATTCGCAAGAAATTTGGGGTCTTCAACTATGCACCCTTCCGCACTCCCTACACACCCAACAACCAGCTGCAGATGCTACTGGACCCCTCCAACCCCAGTGCTGgaacagtgaaaacagagaaacCTGATAAACTTCGCTTCAACTTTGATATAACCGCATCTCCAAAGATGGTCCTCAGTAAGAGTTCCACACCCAGTAGTATGAGTCGGAGGGTCTCAATGACAGACATGCCACGGTCTCCTATGAGCACCAACTCCTCGGTTCACACAGGATCTGATGGGGAGCAGGATATGGAAAAGGCTAGCAGGAATTCTGCCTTCCACTATAGCACTGGAGAGGAATCAATGGACTGTACTG CATCTCCTGTCTCAGGGAAGATGGGTCCTGCAGGTAGCTTGACAGGCAGCCCAAAACCCTTTAACCCTGGACTGGTGCCCAAGCAGGAGAGGACTGCAGCCACAGGGGGCATCCTTAATCTCAACCTTG ACCGAGTGAAGGCTGAGATGGATCTGAAGGAGCTGAGTGAGACcgtacaacaacaacagcaccaACAACAACAGGGAGCATCAGCTGCCCTCCCGACTCCAAAGAGACCCATCAGGAGCCTGGACAAGACTATTGAAAGCTGCAAGGCACAGCTCG GGATAGATGAGATTTCTGAAGATGTGTATAAAGGTGTGGATCACAGCGACACTGAGGACTCTGAGAAATCTGACTCAAGCGACAGCGAGTATCTCAGCGATGAGGAACATAAGCCAAAGAGCTCCGCCCAGGATGACAAGGACaaagcagacagaaaaaggCCCAAAGCAAGCACAAACGGAGAGAATAAGGAGGGAGTTACAGGGACAGGGGATAGAGCCACCCCTGAACCCTTGCTCAAAGAGAAGCAGGGTAGCAATGGCCCAGATAGGGAACCCCAAGACAAGGCCAAAACACCCCAGACTCAGCCCCTCAGTGACAAGCCCAAGACTACGGAGGAGGGTAGAGCAGCTGCTGCCACATCAGTGGGTGAGCAAGACTCTGATTCAGAGAGAGAGCTGGTGATTGACCTGGGGGATGAACATGGAGGCCGTGACTCTAAGAGGGCGAGAAGAGAGCCGGGGGCTTCTGCTGCCAAAACTCTCAAAGAGTCTAATGTTGCCAAGTTGGAAG GTAAACAACCTTCATCCGCTGCAGCAGTCGCACCAGCGCGGGATGCTGCCTCCAACCTGAAAGACTCCTTGCAACCTGCCATCACAGCAGCCCTCAAccttgtttccactgcagcgTCTGGTCAGCCCAGTGCCACCTCAACTACCAGCGGCACCACCAGTGCTCCCTCTCCTGCTTCCACCTCAGTCACCACAACATCCCCAGCACCCACTGCTGTAAAGAAACAGCGCCCTCTACTGCCTAAAGAAACAGCTCAAGCTGTGCAGCGAGCAGTAGTTTGGAATCCCACCACCAAATTTCAGACGTCCTCTCAGAAGTGGCATATGCAAAAGgtgcagaggcagcagcagcatggaGAGCAGTCAGCAGTGCAGACACAAGCCCAGACTCAGGCGCAGACACGGAGCCCCCAGCAGCTGCAGTCACAACAGCAGAATTCCTCCTCAAGTACCCGCTATCAGACCAGACAATCGGTCAAAG GGCAACATAAAGACCCACCTCAGAATACTTCCTCATCAACAGCTGCCCAGGTCCCTTCTGGTAGCTCCTCTTCATTCATGTCAGGAGACGTGCAAATCCCTACAGTCTCAGCTGATGTGGCTGCAGACATAgccaaatacacaaacaaa ATTATGGACACAATAAAAGGGACAATGACTGAAATCTACAACGACCTTTCCAAAAGCACATCAGGAAACACAATTGCAGAG atTCGACGGTTAAGAATAGAGATTGAGAAGCTCCAGTGGCTGCATCAACAAGAGTTGTCAGAGATGAAGCACAACCTGG AACTGACAATGGCAGAGATGAGGCAGAGTCTGGAGCAGGAAAGAGAACGGTTGGTGGCTGAGGTGAAAAAGCAGACGGAGTTGGAAAAGCAGCAGGCGGTGGACGAGACCAAAAAGAAACAGTGGTGCGCCAACTGCAGAAAGGAGGCCATCTTCTACTGCTGCTGGAATACCAGTTACTGTGATTACCCCTGCCAGCAAGCCCACTGGCCAGAACACATGAAGTCCTGCACGCAGTCAG CCACAGCTTCACAGCAGGAGCCAGAGGCAGAGCCCAACTCGGACCCTTCAGTCAAATCGTCAGGCCACTCTCCTGCCACACAGAGCCTGccctcagcagcagcatccatatCAGACAAAAGCAACTCTCCTACGTATATGGACAAGAACAAGGACAGTGCTGGTGTTACTGTGACATAA
- the LOC122982749 gene encoding protein kinase C-binding protein 1-like isoform X2, protein MDASVRSKVPDPPGSTERPLAPQKRKVSSPTHSSNGHSPSDTSPSPLKKKKKPGAVNNNNKDQSELRHGPFYYMKQPALTTDPVDVVPQDGRNDFYCWLCHREGQVLCCELCPRVYHAKCLKLPAEPEGDWFCPECEKITVAECIETQSKAMTMLTIDQLSYLLKFALQKIKQPGTEPFQKPVSLEQHPDYAEYIFHPMDLCTLEKNIKKKMYGCTEAFLADMKWILHNCIIYNGGNHKLTATAKVIVKICEHEMNEIEVCPECYLSSCQKRDNWFCEPCSQPHPLVWAKLKGFPFWPAKALREKDGQVDARFFGQHDRAWVPINNCYLMSKEIPFSVKKTKSIFNSAMQEMEVYVENIRKKFGVFNYAPFRTPYTPNNQLQMLLDPSNPSAGTVKTEKPDKLRFNFDITASPKMVLSKSSTPSSMSRRVSMTDMPRSPMSTNSSVHTGSDGEQDMEKASRNSAFHYSTGEESMDCTASPVSGKMGPAGSLTGSPKPFNPGLVPKQERTAATGGILNLNLDRVKAEMDLKELSETVQQQQHQQQQGASAALPTPKRPIRSLDKTIESCKAQLGIDEISEDVYKGVDHSDTEDSEKSDSSDSEYLSDEEHKPKSSAQDDKDKADRKRPKASTNGENKEGVTGTGDRATPEPLLKEKQGSNGPDREPQDKAKTPQTQPLSDKPKTTEEGRAAAATSVGEQDSDSERELVIDLGDEHGGRDSKRARREPGASAAKTLKESNVAKLEGKQPSSAAAVAPARDAASNLKDSLQPAITAALNLVSTAASGQPSATSTTSGTTSAPSPASTSVTTTSPAPTAVKKQRPLLPKETAQAVQRAVVWNPTTKFQTSSQKWHMQKVQRQQQHGEQSAVQTQAQTQAQTRSPQQLQSQQQNSSSSTRYQTRQSVKGQHKDPPQNTSSSTAAQVPSGSSSSFMSGDVQIPTVSADVAADIAKYTNKIMDTIKGTMTEIYNDLSKSTSGNTIAEIRRLRIEIEKLQWLHQQELSEMKHNLELTMAEMRQSLEQERERLVAEVKKQTELEKQQAVDETKKKQWCANCRKEAIFYCCWNTSYCDYPCQQAHWPEHMKSCTQSATASQQEPEAEPNSDPSVKSSGHSPATQSLPSAAASISDKSNSPTYMDKNKDSAGVTVT, encoded by the exons ATGGATGCGTCTGTACGATCCAAAG TCCCTGATCCACCAGGGTCAACAGAACGACCACTGGCACCACAGAAGAGAAAGGTGTCGAGTCCCACCCATTCCTCCAATGGACACTCTCCCTCAGACACCTCCCCCAGCCCActcaagaaaaagaagaagccTGGGgctgtcaacaacaacaacaaagaccaG TCAGAGCTAAGACATGGTCCCTTTTACTATATGAAGCAGCCAGCACTCACCACAGACCCTGTTGATGTTGTACCGCAGGACGGGAGGAATGACTTCTACTGCTGGTTGTGCCACCGCGAGGGCCAGGTGCTCTGCTGTGAGCTCTGCCCCAGGGTGTACCACGCCAAGTGCCTCAAACTACCAGCCGAGCCTGAGGGCGACTGGTTCTGTCCAGAGTGTGAG aaAATAACAGTTGCTGAATGCATTGAAACCCAGAGCAAGGCAATGACAATGCTGACAATAGACCAACTCTCCTACTTGCTCAAATTCGCACTCCAAAAGATTAAACAGCCAGGG ACAGAGCCTTTTCAGAAGCCTGTGTCTCTGGAACAGCACCCGGATTATGCAGAGTACATCTTCCACCCCATGGACTTGTGTACTTTAGAGAAG aatatcaaaaagaaaatgtatggCTGCACGGAAGCCTTTCTCGCTGATATGAAATGGATCTTACACAACTGCATCATCTATAATGGAG GTAATCACAAGTTAACAGCAACTGCGAAAGTCATTGTCAAGATCTGTGAACATGAG ATGAATGAGATTGAGGTGTGTCCAGAGTGCTACCTGTCCTCATGCCAAAAAAGGGACAACTGGTTTTGTGAGCCTTGT AGTCAACCTCACCCCCTGGTCTGGGCTAAGCTAAAGGGCTTTCCCTTCTGGCCAGCAAAAGCACTTCGGGAAAAGGACGGGCAGGTAGATGCACGATTCTTTGGACAACATGACAG GGCCTGGGTCCCCATCAACAACTGCTACCTCATGTCCAAAGAGATCCCTTTCTCTGTAAAGAAGACAAAGAGCATTTTCAACAGTGCCATGCAAGAGATGGAAGTCTATGTGGAAAACATTCGCAAGAAATTTGGGGTCTTCAACTATGCACCCTTCCGCACTCCCTACACACCCAACAACCAGCTGCAGATGCTACTGGACCCCTCCAACCCCAGTGCTGgaacagtgaaaacagagaaacCTGATAAACTTCGCTTCAACTTTGATATAACCGCATCTCCAAAGATGGTCCTCAGTAAGAGTTCCACACCCAGTAGTATGAGTCGGAGGGTCTCAATGACAGACATGCCACGGTCTCCTATGAGCACCAACTCCTCGGTTCACACAGGATCTGATGGGGAGCAGGATATGGAAAAGGCTAGCAGGAATTCTGCCTTCCACTATAGCACTGGAGAGGAATCAATGGACTGTACTG CATCTCCTGTCTCAGGGAAGATGGGTCCTGCAGGTAGCTTGACAGGCAGCCCAAAACCCTTTAACCCTGGACTGGTGCCCAAGCAGGAGAGGACTGCAGCCACAGGGGGCATCCTTAATCTCAACCTTG ACCGAGTGAAGGCTGAGATGGATCTGAAGGAGCTGAGTGAGACcgtacaacaacaacagcaccaACAACAACAGGGAGCATCAGCTGCCCTCCCGACTCCAAAGAGACCCATCAGGAGCCTGGACAAGACTATTGAAAGCTGCAAGGCACAGCTCG GGATAGATGAGATTTCTGAAGATGTGTATAAAGGTGTGGATCACAGCGACACTGAGGACTCTGAGAAATCTGACTCAAGCGACAGCGAGTATCTCAGCGATGAGGAACATAAGCCAAAGAGCTCCGCCCAGGATGACAAGGACaaagcagacagaaaaaggCCCAAAGCAAGCACAAACGGAGAGAATAAGGAGGGAGTTACAGGGACAGGGGATAGAGCCACCCCTGAACCCTTGCTCAAAGAGAAGCAGGGTAGCAATGGCCCAGATAGGGAACCCCAAGACAAGGCCAAAACACCCCAGACTCAGCCCCTCAGTGACAAGCCCAAGACTACGGAGGAGGGTAGAGCAGCTGCTGCCACATCAGTGGGTGAGCAAGACTCTGATTCAGAGAGAGAGCTGGTGATTGACCTGGGGGATGAACATGGAGGCCGTGACTCTAAGAGGGCGAGAAGAGAGCCGGGGGCTTCTGCTGCCAAAACTCTCAAAGAGTCTAATGTTGCCAAGTTGGAAG GTAAACAACCTTCATCCGCTGCAGCAGTCGCACCAGCGCGGGATGCTGCCTCCAACCTGAAAGACTCCTTGCAACCTGCCATCACAGCAGCCCTCAAccttgtttccactgcagcgTCTGGTCAGCCCAGTGCCACCTCAACTACCAGCGGCACCACCAGTGCTCCCTCTCCTGCTTCCACCTCAGTCACCACAACATCCCCAGCACCCACTGCTGTAAAGAAACAGCGCCCTCTACTGCCTAAAGAAACAGCTCAAGCTGTGCAGCGAGCAGTAGTTTGGAATCCCACCACCAAATTTCAGACGTCCTCTCAGAAGTGGCATATGCAAAAGgtgcagaggcagcagcagcatggaGAGCAGTCAGCAGTGCAGACACAAGCCCAGACTCAGGCGCAGACACGGAGCCCCCAGCAGCTGCAGTCACAACAGCAGAATTCCTCCTCAAGTACCCGCTATCAGACCAGACAATCGGTCAAAG GGCAACATAAAGACCCACCTCAGAATACTTCCTCATCAACAGCTGCCCAGGTCCCTTCTGGTAGCTCCTCTTCATTCATGTCAGGAGACGTGCAAATCCCTACAGTCTCAGCTGATGTGGCTGCAGACATAgccaaatacacaaacaaa ATTATGGACACAATAAAAGGGACAATGACTGAAATCTACAACGACCTTTCCAAAAGCACATCAGGAAACACAATTGCAGAG atTCGACGGTTAAGAATAGAGATTGAGAAGCTCCAGTGGCTGCATCAACAAGAGTTGTCAGAGATGAAGCACAACCTGG AACTGACAATGGCAGAGATGAGGCAGAGTCTGGAGCAGGAAAGAGAACGGTTGGTGGCTGAGGTGAAAAAGCAGACGGAGTTGGAAAAGCAGCAGGCGGTGGACGAGACCAAAAAGAAACAGTGGTGCGCCAACTGCAGAAAGGAGGCCATCTTCTACTGCTGCTGGAATACCAGTTACTGTGATTACCCCTGCCAGCAAGCCCACTGGCCAGAACACATGAAGTCCTGCACGCAGTCAG CCACAGCTTCACAGCAGGAGCCAGAGGCAGAGCCCAACTCGGACCCTTCAGTCAAATCGTCAGGCCACTCTCCTGCCACACAGAGCCTGccctcagcagcagcatccatatCAGACAAAAGCAACTCTCCTACGTATATGGACAAGAACAAGGACAGTGCTGGTGTTACTGTGACATAA